agaagacaacaAAATCCAGGAACTCAACCACTCAAGATTACAATGCCAATTGAAATCATGCCAGATATGCCAAGTAGCAGGAAAATGCAACCTATAACCAAAATACAAGTCAGTCAGTAAAAACAGTGCCCCAAGATGGCAGTGATAATATAATTAGCATGTAAGGACATATTCAGTTACTGATGCTGCCTGCCTAGGCTGTGTAGGCCTGATCAGCCACATCGTTTCACTGAATCTTATCTCAGTATGGACTTTTCCAAAGAATGTTCATATGAGATACAAGAATGTCCTATCTGGCTTCACCAAAGGCTTTCCAGAGCCCACAGCCTCATAGAATATGTCTTTGATATACCCAGTCAGTTATCACTCAGGTACCCAGATAGTTATGCTGCTGTTCATGGCTCAagagtcaataaaaataaaacacacctgGCCCGTAAGAGTATTGTCTATAGCAACAAAGGGTGCCTTCAAGTTAGGCCATTGTGCTGACCTGACCTTATCACATTCAGTGCTCCAAAATCGTCTTTGGTCTAGCCAGTTGCTGCCACCCCCCAGTAGGACCATTagcttttcatttgtctcaaccCTCAGAAAACCAACTGCTCTTTGCCAAAGGCTCAAATCAGCATTATTGTCAGTACTGGTACCTCTACTGCAAGGACATCCTGGGGTCCATGAGCCCCAAGAGTAGGGCTGCTGAAACAGCCTAttattctgcttctttttctgctgctgctCAAATCTCCAGCTAAATTTAGCATATTTTCATGTTGTCTTATCTATTGGGATGAACAAAATGCCTAATCAAGGCAACATTGTCTCCAACCCAAATAGTCAAATAAGGAACTGGACTCCATTTTGGTAGTGGGGGCCAGAGGGTAGATAACCTTTTCTTTACTGTCTCAGAAGTCACAATTTGAGCCTCATAGCACATTGCTCCCAAGAATTTGgctgttttctgtgttttatcaAAATTAACTCCTGTGCTCTCATGTGAGTTAGTATATGCTCTAAGGTCATTGCCACCTGTTCTTTATGAGGTCTGTGGTTTGCTAACTCTAAGAAGGCCTCCAACAAACCCTGCCTCCTGGCATTCATGCCTTTGTATGATCCAGCTTTTCAGTAACTTGCTCCTAAATCAATAGAATACCTCAGGATTGAGGGGTTGCCATTTTGtaattaaattatgtaaactTATGTGATGTCCATCTTTCTAGCATCAATACGGAGAATACATTTTCcatgaaaacaacaacagcagTGCTTAACAGTGATTTCAGCAACCCAATCCAGATGACTACAGTTCTCTTCCACATTTCACTCCTTTTTTCAAATCTGGTCAATTGAATATGTGGCTCTCACTACTCCAAAGAACCTGGTAAAAGGTTAGCTTCCACCATGGCATACACTGGCCAGGGCCAAAAAGTACAGAACGTGATGGTACAGCTCATCAACCTCATCTTCAGATACTTACAAAATAAATCTCAGATTCAGGTGTGGCTTTACGAGCAAATGAACATGCAAATAGAGGGCTGTATCACTGGTTTTGGTGAGTACATAAACCTTGTATTAGATGATGCAGAAGAGGTTCATTCTAAAACAATGTCAAGAAAACAACTGGGTCGGATCATGCCAGAAGGAGATAATATTATCCGGCTCCAAATTGTCTCCAACTAGAAATGATCAATGAAGTGAGAAGTTCTTGAGAAGGCCatgtagtttgtttgtttttagatgtcCTTTGTTGGAAGTGTAGTTCTAAAACATTTgttcatattgttttgattacctTTATGTTATTACCAGAGGACAGTAAATGCTGCGGgattgtttccattaaaaaaaaccaaaaagcttgATAAGATAATCATGTGAACAATGGTAgccaaaaaaaaaccttaaaagtttGCGCCCCCAACCCTTCCAACCCATGCCATTGTACCCTCAATGGAGTGTAAGATCTTTAGTTCTTTCTAGGGTCAGAGAGTTTCTTCTAGGTCCAGTTCCTTTTTGGTCCCACCTTAATCTGTCTTTTCCTTACAGGCTGTAAATCTGGACATAAGAATGTAAGGTTAGAAAGCTCCCTGATATAGATTAACAGGGGTTTCCCAAGAAGAGATGGATGGAGTGAGCACTGGAGAAATCTGGTTTATAATCAACTGGGGACGGTGGGATCCAAGAGGCAGCATTCCACCCAGTTAAAACAGAAAGTGCCTCTTTGGAACTAGATTCCTCTATGGTGATCAACCTCCAGCTACCAGAGGACATCTCTGGTAGTGCTCACTCAATCCATCTCTTCTTTGGGAAACTCCTGTTAATCTATATCAAAATGGCCTTGTTGCTGGGTTCCTTTGAAGGGGTATCGTTTTTATTcccattctttgttttgtttcagactGCGGAGACATCGCTTATTTCGGGGGGACAGGAAGGTATCTATTCTGGGCAATCATTACAGTCTCCTGCACAGGGCCTCCAGGTACCAACAACAAAATTCATAGAGTTCCCCACTTTGAAGGTCAGATTTTAAGAACTCCTCAGTCATTTTCTGGGTATGGAACTCATTTTGGGGCTTGCCATTTTTTCCATTGTTCTAAGCAGTTTGAAGAAGCTACACCCTCACGCTTTGGATAGCTTATTCCATGGTATTGCTTGCAACTTTTTATCATGCTGGAAAAATTCTCCATGGGTTGGCGATGTTATAACCATTGAAACAGAAATCCAAAGACTTTCTATAGAGCATGATTCTGTCCCAAGTGAATAGCTTACATAATGGCTCGAGGCATTGGGTTACATGTGAGACAGCCTAGGTGCTGCCAGTCACCCTCTAACAACAGAACATTTGCTGTTTTCTCATCAACTTGACACACCTGCCAAGTCTCTAAGAGTCTCTGCTGGAAATGTCTCCTTTAGATTCTGCTCAAAAATGCAATAATTTCTTCTCCAGTTCATCTCTATCTATGGATACTTTTTCATATATAGCTGAAAGAAAACCACTGATAGCATGGCAATCCCTTAGCCAAACTGTGTTAAAAGTATGACTCTGTgatttaccagctgtgtgatatTGGGAAAAGATCTCTAGTTTGAATTTCCTCACCTTGGTAATAGGGATATCGATGCCGTCCTTGCAAAGTTGCTGGGCGGCTATAGAGCACAAATCTCTGGCCGTAGATCCGTCAGATATATTTGCTACTTTCCATTCTATCAACTTTCTGCCAAGCTTTTGGTCATGGGTAACACAGGTCATCTTTTCTCCAACCTTCAATGACAATTTCTACTCCATCCTTCCAGGCCTCACTTATAGTCTCCTTGAGTCCCTTCCAGCTTCTACCCACCCCAAAGCCAAAGCCAAACCCATATGTTGCAAATTTTGTGATAGCTCTCTAATGAGGTTATAATCAGAAGGGGATGAGACTGAATCTTTTGAAGTTTCCCTCAGACATTGGCATGGACCCATCTTTCTCTTCATGTAGTGTCATGTGGTCTCTCCAATAGGGCAGCCAGATTTTTTATATGGCCAATCAGGGCTCCCAAAAATGTAAAACCAGAAGCTTCTAGACCTTGTTAAGGCTTACACCCACTTAGGTAAGTGTCTCTTAACCCTGTCTTTTGTTGGTTAAGTAGTCACAGGGTAGGGAAGATCTTTAGGAGACATAAAGTCTACCTCCCAATCAGAGGCATGATAAAGAAACTGTGGCCATTTGTTATGACTTTAATAACTTATTTAGGATTGTTGGAGACATATTTTAAGAAGTATACATATAACTTGGCATACTGACTTGGTGGTAAAGGTTCTAGCTGTGGTCATCTGTGATAATCATCTGACTTCTTTGTTCAGCTCTAGACTCTTGGTAGAACCATGCATTTCATTAAGAACAGCTTTTGCTACTGCTATTTGATGAGGACATATTTTTCACTGACTCATTTCCTGGGATTACAATCTTAGCTATCAAGAAGAATAGATCTTTAATTTATtcttggttgggggagggggaggtttaaagcagagattaaaaacagaagacaaaaaaaaaaagaaagaaagaaagaaaagaaagttctaaacaattaaatataaaagaataaaaatattaggaaagtttaaaatagatacatatcTAATGTTGAAATAGGGGTGGAATTTCAAAACACGGAAGCAGTGGAAGTagtcacaaaggaaaaaattaaaacacttcatcaaattaaaaaggaaaaaagaggacaaACTAACACATCTCTCGCTgctgataaaaaaacaaaatgtcaaaAGAGACGGAAAGTTAAAACCAAGAACACTTCCAGCTTTTGTTGTTGGAAGGAGACAGGCTGCACTGAATTTTTATAGGGTTTATTTCTGACTTGCATTTTGCTCACCTGGATGTATCACCTTCTCACATTAATGCAGTACCAACTTCCAGAAGCACCTTTTAAACAAGTGAACTCTGCCAGTAGCATTTATATCTTTATGGAACAATCAAGTTGATCAGGTTTTTGCCATATCTACATGCTTctcaagaagcagaagaaaatgtttgATTATACCTCATTAaacaaaatgacataaaattagGTGCCTGGGAATATTATCACAGTTGGGCACAAATCATggattaattcattcattcaaaattttGTGTTGCCAAGACTGCTACGGGACAAGTACTGCTTATGatttcagaataaaatacaaGAGAAAGCAATATGGGAGAAGTGACTTTAAAAAGGGGGAGCTCATAAGAGGGAGGAACACTGTTAAAATTATAAACCACCCACTATCTCTGATGCAGGCTATTGATGTCCTCAGGCACAGATAAAAACTCATCCCATCAGCAGTATAGAAACTACCTATGCAGTTGGTTTGAGAGTGCCAAGACTTCACTGTGAATTTTCTGTAACTGTGTTTGTCCTAATATGGTGCGTTGGGGTCATCATTAGACTTACCTTCTAGGGTAGTCATTAGAGGACCACTGGAAACATGTCAGCCTTTGGTATGAAGTCATAATCAAGACTTTTCATCCAAACTGCTAGCTGAGAGTACAGCTTGAAGTGAATGAGACATAATTCAGGTACAATTTGATACAAAGGTCTAGAGAATGATGTCATACCACAGAAGAAAAACCTAGTGTATAACGCATTACTGCATTTCTTCAACAAAGTATCAGGCTATAAGAATAGGGAAAACAACCTTCATCCTCAGAAAAAACACCTgttgggacagctgggtggctcagttggttaagccgctgcctttggctcaggtcatcccagggttcaggggtcgagtcccacatcaggctccttgctcagtggggagcctgcttctctctctgcctctgcctgccactctgcctgcttgtgctctttctctctctctctctgacaaataaataaataaataaaatcttaaaaacaaaaaacacctattACCTCTTGTCGACCATCTCCATCTCCCTGTCGTCATGCTCTTGCATAAGTTTACCTGCCCCGATAACTATCTTGCAATATGGTGTCAATGTTCCCAGTCTTCCAGTGAAGAAACTCAGGCTAAAGGAGGTTCAATATCTTGCCCAATATAACATCATTTTGTCCCAGATATGCCTGACATTAAAGTTCTACCCCATAAAGCAGTCCCAAGGAGAGAAGAGGACTACTGGAACACTGTCTAAAATCAGACCAAGGAGTTACAAAAGGTTTCAGGGTAACACTGATGCTGGGATTCGATCTTGGAAgataatagatttatttatttaaatataaattattttattaattataagcTCTAAGCTCTGTATATCTAAAGATGTAAGACAAAGAGCaagatctctcctctttctgcccTCATACCCAGCAAGTCCAGCACCATAGTTCAGAATTAGCCATTGTTATGAATGTCTTGCATGTATTTCTGGAACTTTATCTATAAAATCCCTCAAACAATTGCCTTACATTTAAATTATGTGTAAAAATTCTATGTAAGTCTTCTATTTCAATTATGTGTTcgattttaaaattcatagtaCAGATCACTCAAATCATATGAGACatgagttttttaatttaaaatacaccAACGTCTCTCCACATAAGCATTTGAGGCTGTAGACTGCTTCGTTGTAAGGAATTCCACAGTTTATTTTTGAGACAAATGGACTTGTTTCCATTTCTTAATTATTTGCTATCACAAATAATACTACAAGGAGCATCCCTACATCCCCACATATTTCATGCCCAAAGGGAGAAAATCCTAGAAGAAGAATTCAAAGATTATGGGCTTGGAGTGGGGGGGTACACTGAGGCTGAGGATCCACTTAGGAGGCACCAGGACAGTCGGTCGTGTCGGAAAGCCAAAGCATCAAAAGCAGAAGTAGATCATAAACACAGATGTGACCTAAAGAAGATTGTGAGAAAGCCCGAAGCAAACTTTTTGCCCACCCATTTCATCCCCATCCACCACATACTACACACATGCGTGAACGCACAAAGCGACTCTAGTCCCAGGTGTAAAGGTCCTCCATTCTAATGAGAGTTTTTCATACAGTGCTGTAAATTTTAACCCTTCCACGTCTCCTATGCCATCCCATATAACTGAAGCCAGGCAGAGCGATAGGGATCATACAAGCAATCCCTGGAAAGACTTTTGAAACCCAACAGAGGTCCCAGGAAATCAGACAAAATCACCGTGTGGGACAATGACCTTCAGATCAGCTGACCTTGACGACCCAGATTCATAGTAAGCAGACTCGTTTCTAAAACTGCCACCATaaaatcatcattattttatagCTCAACCACTTTTATAGAAATTCTAGGGATGGTAAGGGAATTGAAAGAGGGGGCGAGCGATAGAAATAAAAAAGCTTCATTTTTTTGCAATCCCCAAAACTGCATATACATCCTTCGATATGATAAAAGTTTTCTTGCATATTTCTATTGAGATGAGAAAGCCTTAAGTCAAAATATTatagtttaaagaaaaacaaaaaaacctcaaccAGGGCAATGGGAAAGTGTAATCAAACCTCAATAGCTCCCTCTGCTGTCATTTTGGATAATTCCAAAAatattcttctctttgttttattttgtaattattcaCTTTGGAACCCCTTTAAACTGGGTAGGCTCAGAGTCAGTCGATAAAATCCTTACCACTTTGTCTACAGTTGAAACCATCCCTCCTGTGCCACTAATAATGATCATTGCATGACCCAACCTCTTCTAAATGGTAGAGGGGTTAGTCTCACCGAAAGAAGTGTTTACATTTCTGAAGTGAAAAGCGATATATATGCTTCCATAACACGGAAACATCCATCTCTAAAAATCAGACTAATTTTTAACAATGTAATGTTTAATGTTTCACTTGGGGGGGGGGCAATTTTTGGTCAAGTGGAAGCTAAAGAGGCTTTGAAGAAGATCTACAGCTGGatgcaaagaaggaaagagacagtAACCGAATTAGGAGAAGAACAGGATCTTCCACTTGTGGGCAGCCAGGACcacaggagggaagagaaaaagcctGAGAAGTCGCGGGCTTCAAGATGCCATGTACTGGGCCTCTCCATTTCATTCTCCAACAAATCTGTGTGAGAATATTTCTCCTTTTACAAGTAAGAAAATGAACAGCTGAATTTAATTGTTTGGTCAGTCAACTAAGTGAACTATGTGAAAGGTTTGGGCCCAGATTTAGAAGTGTTTGGCTTTGAAGTGGGAATGAGAAACTCTGGGCTTGAAGTCCTAGTGGTCTCACTCTCTTAGAAAAATCAGAGCCTTCCAgcccgttttttgttttttttttaaagattttatttatttatttgacagagagaaatcacaagtagacggagaggcaggcagagagagagagagagagggaagcaggctccctgctgagcagagagcccgatgtgggactcgatcccaggaccccgagatcatgacctgagccgaaggcagcggcctaacccactgagccacccaggcgccccccgttccttcatctgtaaactgggattGAATCATCTCCCAGGTCCCTTCCCGCAGTCTGAATGATCTCAGATAAATCACTGGATTCCCACCCCTTATCTGACCCAGAGAAAACCCAGTTTAAATTAGAattgaagggatgcctgggtggctcagttggtgggacgactgctttcagctcaggtcatgatcccggagtcccgggatcgagtcccgcatcgggctcccagctccatggggagtctgcttctctctctgaccttctccttgttaatgctctctctctctcaagtaaataaatgaaatcttttaaataaataaataaataaattagaattggaaggaaagaggggaggaagggagggaggaggcagggaggaaaggaggcagTTCTCCAAAGCAGTTAGAGAGATTACTGAAGGGCAGTGGGGATACTAGCAAGCAGTCAGCTTGCTCCTTGATAAGGAAAATGAATGTCACATAGCATTTTTCCAAGCAGTAATTAACAGCACCAACTTTCTCCTACTCTGTGCATCCCCAGATCAGAGGCTGACTTCCCGGTTCCCAGGCAATGAAGGCCACCAGGACAGCAGTGATGGCGACTGGCGCCTTCCTCAATCTAAGAAGCTGTGAATGACTCATAGGCCAATAGCTCATGAGCACTTTCTGTGCTGGGCAGGGTTTAGGGCTCTAAAGAAGACTAAGTCCCTTAACCTTGTGAATGTCACGCTTTACAGAACAAAGACCATACACAGAAAAGTTTAGATAAGTTCTAGGAAGAAAATGGGAGGTAAGACAATAGTATAACAGAGTAACTACTTCTGATATGGCGATGCGGGACTTACTATCTGAAAGTTCTTGCAGCAGAGAAGAGAGCAAATACCCAATACAGGCAGGGAACAGAAGGACTTGAAGGTAGCAATGCATCTTGGGTTTGTGGGGGGACAaaaagccagtgtggctggagcagagtgacAGGGCAGAAAGAAGGCGGATCTAATGAATCAATAGACCCCTTGTAATGAATCTGCTGAGATGTGTTTTTGACTTTATGTTCatagatcaaaaaggaaaaaaattggtaTGCACCTGCAGGAAGGTAAGGGGCCCTGGGAGTGTGTATGGTGGGGAGTTGCCAAGACAGAACTCAAGAAGTGATTTGACTGAT
Above is a genomic segment from Mustela lutreola isolate mMusLut2 chromosome 3, mMusLut2.pri, whole genome shotgun sequence containing:
- the LOC131828056 gene encoding small nuclear ribonucleoprotein E-like, producing the protein MAYTGQGQKVQNVMVQLINLIFRYLQNKSQIQVWLYEQMNMQIEGCITGFGEYINLVLDDAEEVHSKTMSRKQLGRIMPEGDNIIRLQIVSN